AATAGAGCAGGAACGTCAAGAGTTACTTGCTAAAGGAGAAACTCCCCGCTATCTGGGAAAATGCCGCCATTTGACCGCAGAGCAGCGGGCTGCCCTGGAGATTGAAGGGCGAAAGCCGGTGGTCCGCTTCCGCGTGCCGAAAGGACAAGCCATTCATATTTCTGATCAAGTTCGCGGGGACGTGGTATTTGAGAGCGATGGGATTGGGGATTATGTCATTGTTAAATCCGATGGAATTCCCACCTATAATTTCGCAGTGGTTGTGGATGATATTACCATGGGAATCACTCACGTAATTCGAGGTGAGGAGCATCTGTCCAATACTCCGAGGCAAGTTCTGATTTATCAAGCCCTGGGAGTTCCTGCGCCTGAATTTGCTCATATTTCCCTGATCCATAATTCCGAAGGGCGTAAGATGAGCAAACGGGATGGGGACACTGCGGTAATAGATTATCAAAGGAAGGGATATCTCTCCGAGGCTATTGTGAATTTTATAGCCCTCCTTGGCTGGGCGCCTTCGGGGGAAAAAGAATTTTACACCCTGGATGAGTTGGCAGAGGCCTTTACCCTGGACCGGGTTTCTAAAAGCCCTGCTGTGTTTGATCGGCATAAACTGGATTATATTAACACACATTATCTTAAAGAAACTTCCCTCGAACAACTGGCTGAGCTCGCATTGCCGCATCTGGAGGAATTAAATATACCTTCTCGGGAGAAACGGTCAACAGAGCAGCAGGAGTGGCTGGAAACCTTTGTTAAAGCTATTTTGGATAAAATTTCTTACCTGGCTGAAGCAAAGAACTATATCCACTATTTTCATGGGAGTATTCCCCTTGAGCCGGATGGCGAAGCAATTGACGTGTTGAAGGGAGAGCAGGTTCCGGGTGTCTTGGCATTATTTAAAAGGAAGGTGCAGGAGACAGAAACACTCACGGGAGAAACTGTGAAGACCCTTTTAAAACAAATGACGAAAGAGTTGAAACTCGGCGGCAAATTAGTATATATGCCGGTCCGGGTGGCTTTGACCGGGCAAATGCATGGTCCGGAGCTTTATGATATTATCCCCTTATTAGGGCGTGAGAATGTTTTAGGACGGATCGCTATGACAGAGGAGCGTTATTTTGCATAGACTTACCAAGCAAGTGATTGACAGAGGTTAGGGACTTCTCTATAATTAGAGAAACTATAAATACACTTTACATCTAAAATAAATAATGACCCAAGGCATTGAAGAGAAAGAGTACAAAATTGAGTTGTCACCAGCGAAATGGGACAGTGAAAGCCATTGACAAGGATATTTTGGAAGTGCGTCTCGGAGCTGATTGGATGAAATTAAGTATTCCAATCCGTTTTGCTGCGTTAAAGCATTAAGCTGGAGCGACATAGTCGTTCAAACAGAGTGGAACCGCGGAACTATTCGTCTCTGGACGAGTAGTTCCGCTTTTTGTGTTATCCTGAAAAATCAGTGATGCTAAAATAAGCGTGTATTCGTTCGTGCCGGGTAACTTAAATATTTAGGAAAAGGGTGAGGCTAAAAATGTTCGGACAGCTTAAGCGCGATATTCAAGTTATCTTTGAACGAGATCCTGCTGCAAAAAGTATCTGGGAGGTCGTTTTATGCTACCCGGGGTTTCATGCCGTAATTTTTCACCGGCTGGCCCATTGGTTGTATCGCCGTAAATTGGTTTTATTGCCGCGCATGATCTCTCAATTTTCTCGTTTTTTAACAGGGATAGAAATTCATCCGGGGGCGACGATTGGCCAAGGCCTATTTATTGACCATGGAACGGGTGTTGTCATTGGGGAAACCACGGAAATTGGGAACAATGTCACCCTTTATCAAGGAGTTACTCTTGGCGGGACAGGTAAAGAAAAAGGCAAAAGGCATCCGACCATTGGAAATAATGTGGTGATTGGGGCTGGGGCCAGGGTACTAGGTTCATTTAAAGTTGGAGATAATGTCAAAATAGGTGCCGGTTCAGTTGTCAACAAGCCGGTTCCAAGTGACACAACGGTAGTAGGTGTTCCGGGGCGAATCGTTCTCCATCACGGAGTTCCCATTAAAGATCCTGATTTAAGACACGATGATTTGCCCGATCCGGTGAACGAAATGTTGAAATGTCTGATGCAGCGTGTGGAATATCTAGAAGAAATTCTAAAAAAAGAGGAGAGTGGATACAATGTCTTTGAGATTATACAACACCATGACCCGTCAAAAAGAGGAGTTTCAGCCAAGGGAGAACGGGAAAGTAGCGATGTACGTATGCGGCCCGACGACCTATAACTATTTTCACGCAGGAAATGCCCGAATGTTTGTTGTCTTTGACATGATTAGACGATACTTTATCTACAAAGGTTATGATGTTCGCTATGTCCAGAATTTTACGGACGTCGATGATAAGATTATTCAGCGAGGAAATGTAGAAGGAATGGACCCTCTGGCTTTAGGTCAAAAATATATTGAGGAATATTTTAAAGATGCTAAAGCTTTAAACCTTATGCCGGCAACAGTTCATCCTAAAGCTACGGAACATATCCCTGAAATGATTGAGATTATTCAGGGGCTTATTGATACTGGATTAGCCTATGAAGTAGATGGGGATGTTTATTTTGCAGTGGAACGGTTCCCCGATTATGGGAAGTTATCCGGCAGAACCATTGAAGATATGAAGGCTGGTGCCCGGGTAGAAGTAGATGAACGCAAAAAGCATCCCATGGATTTTGCACTTTGGAAAAAGGCTAAACCTGGTGAACCATTTTGGCAAAGTCCTTGGGGAGAGGGGCGTCCGGGCTGGCATATTGAGTGTTCGGCCATGTCTTTAAAATATCTGGGAGCGGGATTTGATATTCATGGCGGAGGGGAGGATCTCTCATTTCCACATCATGAAAATGAGATTGCTCAAACAGAAGGTTACCTTAAGGGAGAAACCTTTGCCCGCTATTGGATGCACAATGCGTTTCTAACTATCAATCAAGAAAAAATGTCTAAGTCTCTGGGAAATTTCTTTACGATCCGTGAATTGTTGGAAAATAATCCTGGAGAAGTGATTAGATTTTATTTGTTGGGAACTCATTATCGAAGTCCTTTGGATTTTAACGACCAGAATTTAAGTATGGCTCAAAAAGGTTTGGAACGCCTGCAAACCAGTGTTCGTTTGGCGCAGGAAGCCTTGAACAGAAGTGGAACACAAAAAAACGATCCAATCCACGGAGGATTGGTGGAGGCTGCTCAGGAAGCACGTAAAGCCTTTGAAAAAGCCATGGATGATGATTTTAATTCAGCACTTGCCTATGCAGCTCTCTTCGAGCTGGCGAAAACCATGAATGGGCATGTAAAAGAAAATTCCCAGTCTTCAGAAGGATTGGCTGTCGCTCAAAAGACATTAATAGAGCTTGGCGGGGTTTTAGGTTTTGATTTGCTTCATCCTGCTCAAGTTAGTGTGGAAAATGAAGAATTGTTAAGTCAAGTCATGAATGTGGTCTTACAGATTCGCTCAAAATCCCGCCAGAAAAAAGATTGGGAAATGGCAGATTTTATCCGGGATTCCTTGAAAGAAAAAGGCATCGTAATTGAAGATACGCCACAAGGTGCAAGGTGGCAGCTTAAGAAGTAGATACTGCTGCACTTGCAGGATAACCAGTGGTATGATTGGATGAAAGGTGACTATATGCGAAATTGGCAAGAAATGAATGCGTTAACCTTGGCATATTTAGGGGATGCTGTTTATGAACTTTGGGTTCGTACACACTTACTGGAACTTGGGCACGAAAAGGTCAAAGAACTGCACAAGCAGGCGATTAGTTATGTACGCGCCAGCACTCAAGCTAAGGTGTTACACGCCCTTTTGCCGGACCTTAACGAAATTGAACAGCAAATTGTTATGCGGGGGAGGAACTCCAAAGGCGGGCATCCCAAAAATGTTGATGTATTGACGTATCGTCATGCAACGGCGTTTGAAAGCTTAATCGGTTACTGGCATCTAAGCGGACAGAATTCCCGCATGGGTTGGGCCTTCGACCAAGTAGACAGAATGCTTCTCCAAGAAAGACAGGCAGAATGAGCTCTATTGGGAGTCTCAAGGATTGGTTATTGATATAAAGAGATAGTGGAGTGAGGGGAATTCTGATGAGAGTAGAACTTATTCAATACACACCAGAACCGGAAAAAGTCGTTGCTGCCGCTGCGCGTTTATGTTATTCAGCGGATTCAGTATCTGAATTATGTGAGCGCCTGGACGATGAGAAGGTAGCTGGTTTTGTGCGAAGGCTTCGAGAAATGGGTCACCTTTCTACTTTTGAACATGTTAGCTTTCAATTTTCTATAGATGGTGTATCCAGAGCTTTATCCCATCAATTAGTACGTCATCGTATTGCCAGCTATTCACAGCGTTCCCAGCGTTATGTCGAAGAGAAAGGGTTTGATTTTGTAATTCCCCCGAGTGTTAAAGGAAATCCTGCAGCGCTTAAGCAATTTGAGCAAGTGATGACTCGTCTGCAGGAGAATTATCGAGAACTTTTAAATTGTGTGCCTGCAGAAGATGCCCGATATGTTTTGCCTAATGCCTGCACAACTTCGGTTATGGCAACCTTTAACGCCCGATCCTTATTGAATTTCTTTGAGCATCGGACCTGTCAGCGAGCACAATGGGAAATCCGTTTTTTGGCTAATAGAATGCTGGAGTTGGTACGCAATGTGGCTCCTAATTTATTTAGTGAAGCCGGTCCAACCTGTATAACTCAAGGAGTCTGCCGGCAAGGAACTTATAGCTGCGGCAGATTGAAAACCCTGGAAGGAAAGAAGTGAACTTCTTGAACGACGAAATAGTTTATGGTAAAAATCCGGTTGTTGAACTTCTAAAGAGCGGAAAACCGGTTAATAAAGTTCTTCTAATCAAGGAAAGTTCGGGTGGGCGAAATCAAGAAATTATTTCCCTTTTACAGGAGAGAAATATTTTATACCAATTCGTCGATCGCCAGACCCTTGATCGGTTGGCAAATCGTGAGCGGCATCAAGGAATACTTGCCTATTTGGCGGCAAGAGATTACGCTGACGTTGAGGATATCCTTGCTTTCGCCGAATCGAGGCAGGAAGACCCGTTTATCCTAATGCTGGATGAAATAGAAGACCCGCACAACCTGGGTGCCTTGCTGCGGACGGTAGACGCTGTGAGCGCTCATGGGGTTATTATTCCCAAGCGGCGAAGTGTAGCACTAACTGGGACTGTGGCCAAAACTTCAGCAGGGGCAGTGGAGCATGTAAAAGTTGCCCGAGTGAGCAATCTTGTTCAAACACTCAAGGATTTGAAAAAAATCGGTTGTTGGGTGTCGGGAGCTGAAGCAAGCGGAAAAAATGTGTTTGAAGCAGATCTTACCGGTCCAAGGGTCATTGTCATTGGCAGTGAAGGGAAAGGGATAAGTCGTTTGCTCCGAGAAAATTGTGATGAACTGGTCAGTTTGCCTATGAAAGGGAAAGTGAGCTCTTTAAATGCCAGTGTGGCCGGATCGATAATGCTTTATGAAGTTCTCAGACAGAGGGTCAGCGCCCGTTAAAACTAACCTGTGTTGTTAAATTATTGCAGAATCCTGCATTTTTTCGAACTACAAGCGGGTCTTAAGGGCTCGAAACCCGCGGATAGCGACAGAACAACCAAAACTTCGCCTTGACGCTTTTCTTTTGAGTCGAGTATAATGAGGATGTTCTCGTGGACGAGGGCTAGCCGAGATTGCGTCTTCTTCGTGACGACATTTAGGGGGGATCAACTTGACTCTTCAAGCCCAACCAGAACTACCGGAGTGCGAAATCATCGACGTTATCGTGGATGAAGAGGTGGTTGAGCTTGCCAAGGAAGGCGACGCTGCAGCACTAGAGTTTCTTATTAATAAATACAAAAATTTTGTTAGAGCAAAAGCACGTTCATACTTTCTAATTGGTGCAGACCGTGAAGATATTATCCAGGAAGGAATGATTGGTCTCTATAAGGCAATTCGGGATTTTCGCGGGGACAAACTCTCCTCCTTCAGAGCGTTCGCTGAATTGTGCATAACCCGACAGATCATTACTGCGATAAAAACTGCGACTAGGCAGAAGCACATTCCGTTAAACTCCTATGTTTCTTTGAATAAGCCTATTTATGATGAGGACTCGGATAGGACTCTTCTTGATGTTATATCAGGAACTCGAATTACGGATCCCGAGGAGCTGATTATCAGCCGGGAGGAATTTGACGATATCGAGGAAAAGATGGGTGAAATCCTAAGTTCTCTGGAATGGAAAGTACTCATGTCGTATTTGGAGGGTAAATCTTATCAAGAAATTGCTGTTGACTTGAGAAGGCATGTGAAGTCAATCGATAACGCGTTACAGAGGGTTAAACGAAAACTTGAGCGATATCTCGAACGACGTGATGGGTAATTTTACATAAGCTTTTAAAAACAAAAGGCTTGCATTTCTAAAAAAGAAGTGATAAACTACGTAAGTGCCTCGAGGTTATTGTGATGCACAAGAGGTTCAAGCCGACGTAGCTCAATTGGCAGAGCAGCTGATTTGTAATCAGCAGGTTGCGGGTTCGAGTCCCATCGTCGGCTCCATAACACAATATGGTGACAAGACGGTATTGCAATACACGATCGAGCTGCATATGTGCTTCGCATGACAGGTGGACGAGTGTCGGACAATCACTTAGGACAACTGAACAAGAATATCGCGGGGTGGAGCAGTGGTAGCTCGTCGGGCTCATAACCCGAAGGTCGTTGGTTCAAATCCAGCCCCCGCAACCAAGTTAGTGAGACAGCGAAGCTGTCTTTTTTGTTGCAGGAGGTTTTCCTTGACAGCGAAATTTTCTTGTGATAAAGTACTTTGAGTAATGGAAAAAAATACAGCGTCCTACTGTTGTCCGGGAGGTGTACTGAATGCGTGTTGGCATTATTTTAGCATGTACGGAGTGCAAGCATCGTAACTATGCTACAATGAAAAACAAGAAAAACAACCCAGATCGCTTGGAAGCTCAAAAGTTTTGCAAGTTCTGCAAGAGCCACACTCTGCATAAAGAAACTAAGTAATTTTTTTTTTGCAAAGTTTAGATGTACGCCAGGAGGCGTTGTCACGGAGTCAATGACGTGGATGTCTGTAAGGATGTGAAGTGATGGGCGAGTTGAAGAAACCGGCCAATACTCAGCGACAGAAAGATAAGGCGATGGAGTATTTCCGCGGGGTTTTGAGCGAACTCAAAAAAGTTCATTGGCCAAGCCGCAGGCAGTTGCTTAGCTACACTGTAGTTGTGTTTTTTGCGGTGGCGATTGTATCCATTCTGATGTGGATTGTTGATAGCGGTTTAAACGCGGCCTTGACCAAGCTGCTGCCCTAAAACATATGAGGTTCAATGGCAGTGTCTGAGGAGGTCCCTGAGAAATGGCAAAAGATTGGTTTGTGATTCATACCTATTCTGGCTATGAGAACAAAGTGAAGATGAACCTCGAAAAACGCGTTGAATCAATGAATATGGAAGAAAAGATTTTTCGAGTGCTTGTTCCCATGGAAGATGAAGTTGAGTTCAAAAATGGAAAACAAAAGATTACCAAACGCAAAGTATATCCGGGTTATGTGCTTGTCGAGATGGAAATGACGGACGACTCGTGGTATGTTGTTCGCAATACTCCAGGTGTAACCGGATTCGTTGGGTCTGGAACGAAGCCTATTCCTTTGCTTGAAAGTGAAGTAGTGACAATTCTGCAACAAATGGGAATGGATGAGATTCAAACGCGGGTTGACTTTGAGATTAATCAAAGTGTCCAGGTGATTGCTGGTCCATTTAAAGATTTTGTTGGCGTGGTTCGAGAAATTCTTGCCGATAAAGGCAAATTGCGGGTTGAAGTATCCATGTTTGGGAGAGAGACACCCGTTGAACTTGAGTTCACACAGGTTCAAAAATTAGACTAAAATCAGGTTATCCTAACAAGGAGGTGTAATGACAAATGGCAAAGAAAGTAATTGGGTTGGTAAAACTAGCAATTAATGCAGGAAAGGCAACACCGGCACCTCCGGTTGGTCCAGCTCTGGGTCAGCACGGGGTCAATATTATGGGTTTTTGCAAAGAGTATAATGAACGCACAAAAGATCAAGCAGGTTTAATTATCCCTGTTGAGATTACCGTCTATGAAGACCGTTCCTTTACCTTTATTACCAAGACCCCGCCAGCAGCAGTGTTGCTCAAAAAAGCAGCCAACATCAATTCCGGCTCTTCTGAACCAAATCGCAAGAAGGTTGCTTCAGTTCCTAAATCAAAAATTCGTGAAATTGCCGATACTAAGATGAAGGACTTAAATGCTGCAAGCATTGAAGCAGCAATGCGGATGATTGAAGGAACAGCTCGGAGCATGGGAATCGACGTCGTTGAAGGCTAATATTTTTTGTGGGAGGGTAAAGCCCGCATAACCACAAGGAGGTTAATAGAATGGCTAAAGTAGGTAAAAAGTATCAAGAGGCTGTAAAATCTTTTGATCGTGCAGCTCTTCATGAGCCAACAGAAGCATTATCCATTGTTAAAGCGAATGCGAAAGCAAAGTTCGACGAGACTGTCGAAGTTGCTTTTAAATTAGGCATTGACACTCGGCATGCTGATCAACAAATTCGTGGAGCGGTAGTCCTTCCTAATGGGACTGGTAAAACACGGACTGTGTTGGTATTTGCCCGAGGAGAAAAGGCTAAAGAAGCTGAGCTGGCAGGAGCAGACTTTGTTGGAGCTGAAGATATGATCGCTAAAATCGAGCAGGGTTGGTTCGGTTTTGAAGTTGTTGTCGCAACTCCAGATATGATGGGGATGGTTGGTAAACTTGGTCGTGTACTTGGACCAAAAGGTCTTATGCCAAACCCTAAAACCGGAACAGTAACCCTTGATGTAACTCGTGCGATCAAGGAAATTAAGGCTGGTAAGATTGAGTACCGTGCAGACAAGGCCGGTATTATCCATGCACCTATAGGCAAAGCCTCATTCAGTGTGGAACAGTTGCTGGAAAACTATCGTGTGTTAGGGGAAGTTTTAGTTAAGGCGAAGCCTGCTGCTGCCAAAGGTCAATACATGAGGAGTGTTACAGTATCCTCCACCATGGGACCGGGCGTGCGCATCAACCCTGTTAAAGCACTCTAATATCGACAGCTTGACAGTGTTCTATAAATGGGATAAACTTATCAGGAATTTAATATTTCCGCTGTAGAAAGCAGGAGCCGTAAGGCTTAATAGCCTGCCGAGGTTGGAAGATTACGCCGAAAGATATTTATTTGGCATTCTTAACCTCTGCAAATGCGGAGGTTTTTTGCTGAGTTTATCTAAATGGGAAGGAGGTACACAGAATGCCTAACATCGAAGAAAAAAGTCTTGTAGTATCAGAAATCAAAGAGAAGTTTCAACAGTCTTCGGGAATAGTCTTAGCTGACTACCGTGGTTTAACTGTGGCCCAAGTAACGCAACTGCGTTCTCAATTACGCAAAGCCGGAGTTGAGTACCGGGTTTTAAAAAATACTCTCGTACGTCGTGCTGCCGATGAGTTAGGGGTTGAAGGACTTGATCCCTATCTTAAGGGTCCCACCGCTCTTGCTTTTAGCGCCGATCCTGTTGCACCGGCCAAAATCTTAACGAATTTTGCCAAGGAAAACAAACTTAAAACATTCCAAATTAAAGCAGGGGTACTGGAAGGCAAGGTGATTGGTGCAGACAATGTCAAAGCTCTCGCTGATCTGCCTTCTCGTGAAGTCTTGCTCACGATGGTTCTGCGCGGTATGCAAGCTCCTCTTGCCGGTATGGTTAATGTTCTTCAAGGACCGATCCGTAAGATGGGGTATGCCTTGGAAGAAGTACGTAAGCTTAAAGCTGCTCAATAAGAATGTGCTCTATCATTTAAATCTTTTTTAAATTTAAGGAGGAAACGAAAAATGTCTAAAGTTAATGAAATTCTCGAAGCCGTAAAAGGCTTAACTGTCCTTGAGTTATCTGAACTTGTAAAAGCTTTCGAAGAAGAGTTTGGCGTAAGTGCCGCTGCTCCTGTAGCAGTTGCAGGCGGTGCGGTTGCCGCTGCTCCTGCTGGCGATGCAGCTGAAGAAAAAACAGAGTTTGACGTTATTCTTACAAACTGTGGAGCTTCTAAAATCGGAGTTATTAAAGTAGTTCGTGAAGCAACCGGATTAGGTCTTAAAGAAGCAAAAGACCTCGTAGACAATGCTCCAAAACCGGTTAAAGAGAAAGTTTCCAAAGATGAAGCTGAAGCCTTAAAAGCTAAATTAACTGAAGCCGGAGCTACCGTCGAAGTAAAGTAAGAGTTTCTTAGTGAAAGGTACTCTCTTGTAGAGAGTACCTTTTTTCATCCTCAGCTAGCGCTTTACAGTATGGAATTATCGAGAGAATACCTCACATTTATCCTGGATCAGAATAGAATAGCAAGGTGAGTATGAGCAGACCATAGCCAGAAAATCTTATTTAAAAAAGTTACTTGACAGAGAGCTGCGGTTTTGTTATACTTTATAAATGTTACTATACGTAAATGGTATTTATTACTTAATCCATCCATGCTATGGTAATATTCGTAAATGCTTTTGATAATAAGGAGATATTATCTTTGAAATTGTCGGAATGATAGCGGAACATCATAAACAGTTAAGCGAGGTTCTTTTTAAAAGGCCTTGCTTTTGGCTGTATATGTCAATATATTATTTACCTCAATGAGAGAAAACCACACTGAGGGGTGAAACGTTAATGTTCTATCCTGTTAAGGTTGGGACACGGGAACGCTGGAGCTACTCCAGGATCCGTGAAGTTCTCGACATGCCAAATTTAATCGAAATCCAGCAAAACTCCTATCGTTGGTTTCTTGATGAAGGGTTGCGCGATATGTTTCGCGATATTTCGCCGATTCAAGATTTCACAGGCAATCTCGTTTTAGAATTTGTTGATTATAGCTTAGGAGATGCTAAGTATCAGGTGGAGGAGTGTAAGGAACGCGATGTTACATACGCGGCGCCGCTTCGAGTTAAGGTACGCCTGATAAACAAGGAAACCGGAGAAGTTAAAGAACAGGAAGTTTTTATGGGAGACTTCCCGTTGATGACCGACAAAGGTACCTTTATTATTAATGGTGCCGAACGTGTTATTGTCAGCCAACTTGTACGTTCGCCGGGAGTTTACTACGCTGAGCAAATTGATCCCAGCGGTAAAAAACTCTATGGGGCTACAGTAATCCCAAATCGCGGAGCTTGGTTGGAGTTTGAAACAGATATTAACGATAATATCTTTGTCAGGGTTGACCGAACCAGAAAACTGCCTGGCACTGTTCTTATCCGTGCTTTAGGCTATGCAAGCAACGGTCAGATTTTAGAACTGTTTAATGATAATGAATATATTCGTGCAACCCTGGAAAGGGATAACTCAGAATCGACTGAAGAAGCTTTGGTTGAGATTTATAAACGCTTAAGACCAGGTGAACCGCCGACGGTAGACAGTGCCCGCTCGCTTTTAGAAGCGTTGTTCTTTGATGCCAAGCGGTATGACTTAGCTAAGGTTGGACGTTACAAGCTTAATAAGAAGCTGGGCTTAGATATCCCTATGGATGTTCGTCATTTAACCCGTGGAGATATCGTAGCCAGTGTGCAGAAGATGTTGGCCTTGATGGATGGAGATGGGCATAAGGATGACATTGACCATCTAGGCAACCGCAGATTGCGCTCCGTGGGAGAACTGCTGCAAAATCAATTCCGAATTGGTTTGTCCCGTATGGAACGTGTCGTTCGTGAACGGATGACCATTCAGGATGTAGAAGTGATTACGCCTCAGGTATTAATCAATATTCGACCCGTCGTTGCGGCAATCAAAGAGTTTTTTGGCAGCAGTCAGCTGTCCCAATTTATGGATCAAACCAATCCGCTGGCAGAGCTGACCCATAAACGCCGTTTAAGTGCCTTAGGCCCTGGAGGACTAAGCAGAGAGCGTGCAGGATTTGAAGTGCGGGACGTTCACCATTCCCACTACGGGAGAATGTGCCCGGTAGAAACACCGGAAGGTCCGAACATCGGCTTGATCGGCTCCTTAAGTACCTTTGGCCGCATTAATCCATATGGGTTTATTGAGGCCCCTTATCGTAAGGTTGACAAGGAAGCGCGCAGTGTTACGGATGAAATCCATTATTTAACTGCTGATGAGGAAGAAAAGTATGTTGTGGCCCAAGCAAATGCACCACTGGGTGAGAACGGTGAGTTTTTAGGGGAGAAAATCGATGGTCGTCACGGTCCGGATTTTGTGCATGTTTCGCCTAATCAAGTCGACTACATGGACGTCTCTCCAAAACAAATGGTATCCATTGCTACGGCTCTCATTCCTTTCCTCGAGCATGACGATGCAAACCGGGCTTTGATGGGATCAAACATGCAGCG
This Desulfosporosinus orientis DSM 765 DNA region includes the following protein-coding sequences:
- the gltX gene encoding glutamate--tRNA ligase, producing MTIRVRFAPSPTGPLHIGGARSALFNYLWARKNNGTFIVRSEDTDLERSSRKSEQNILEALRWLNIQWNEGIEVGGDHGPYRQTDRLGLYAEYTEKLIAGGHAYYCYCSEEEIEQERQELLAKGETPRYLGKCRHLTAEQRAALEIEGRKPVVRFRVPKGQAIHISDQVRGDVVFESDGIGDYVIVKSDGIPTYNFAVVVDDITMGITHVIRGEEHLSNTPRQVLIYQALGVPAPEFAHISLIHNSEGRKMSKRDGDTAVIDYQRKGYLSEAIVNFIALLGWAPSGEKEFYTLDELAEAFTLDRVSKSPAVFDRHKLDYINTHYLKETSLEQLAELALPHLEELNIPSREKRSTEQQEWLETFVKAILDKISYLAEAKNYIHYFHGSIPLEPDGEAIDVLKGEQVPGVLALFKRKVQETETLTGETVKTLLKQMTKELKLGGKLVYMPVRVALTGQMHGPELYDIIPLLGRENVLGRIAMTEERYFA
- the cysE gene encoding serine O-acetyltransferase yields the protein MFGQLKRDIQVIFERDPAAKSIWEVVLCYPGFHAVIFHRLAHWLYRRKLVLLPRMISQFSRFLTGIEIHPGATIGQGLFIDHGTGVVIGETTEIGNNVTLYQGVTLGGTGKEKGKRHPTIGNNVVIGAGARVLGSFKVGDNVKIGAGSVVNKPVPSDTTVVGVPGRIVLHHGVPIKDPDLRHDDLPDPVNEMLKCLMQRVEYLEEILKKEESGYNVFEIIQHHDPSKRGVSAKGERESSDVRMRPDDL
- the cysS gene encoding cysteine--tRNA ligase, encoding MSLRLYNTMTRQKEEFQPRENGKVAMYVCGPTTYNYFHAGNARMFVVFDMIRRYFIYKGYDVRYVQNFTDVDDKIIQRGNVEGMDPLALGQKYIEEYFKDAKALNLMPATVHPKATEHIPEMIEIIQGLIDTGLAYEVDGDVYFAVERFPDYGKLSGRTIEDMKAGARVEVDERKKHPMDFALWKKAKPGEPFWQSPWGEGRPGWHIECSAMSLKYLGAGFDIHGGGEDLSFPHHENEIAQTEGYLKGETFARYWMHNAFLTINQEKMSKSLGNFFTIRELLENNPGEVIRFYLLGTHYRSPLDFNDQNLSMAQKGLERLQTSVRLAQEALNRSGTQKNDPIHGGLVEAAQEARKAFEKAMDDDFNSALAYAALFELAKTMNGHVKENSQSSEGLAVAQKTLIELGGVLGFDLLHPAQVSVENEELLSQVMNVVLQIRSKSRQKKDWEMADFIRDSLKEKGIVIEDTPQGARWQLKK
- a CDS encoding Mini-ribonuclease 3, translated to MRNWQEMNALTLAYLGDAVYELWVRTHLLELGHEKVKELHKQAISYVRASTQAKVLHALLPDLNEIEQQIVMRGRNSKGGHPKNVDVLTYRHATAFESLIGYWHLSGQNSRMGWAFDQVDRMLLQERQAE
- the thyX gene encoding FAD-dependent thymidylate synthase; its protein translation is MRVELIQYTPEPEKVVAAAARLCYSADSVSELCERLDDEKVAGFVRRLREMGHLSTFEHVSFQFSIDGVSRALSHQLVRHRIASYSQRSQRYVEEKGFDFVIPPSVKGNPAALKQFEQVMTRLQENYRELLNCVPAEDARYVLPNACTTSVMATFNARSLLNFFEHRTCQRAQWEIRFLANRMLELVRNVAPNLFSEAGPTCITQGVCRQGTYSCGRLKTLEGKK
- the rlmB gene encoding 23S rRNA (guanosine(2251)-2'-O)-methyltransferase RlmB → MNFLNDEIVYGKNPVVELLKSGKPVNKVLLIKESSGGRNQEIISLLQERNILYQFVDRQTLDRLANRERHQGILAYLAARDYADVEDILAFAESRQEDPFILMLDEIEDPHNLGALLRTVDAVSAHGVIIPKRRSVALTGTVAKTSAGAVEHVKVARVSNLVQTLKDLKKIGCWVSGAEASGKNVFEADLTGPRVIVIGSEGKGISRLLRENCDELVSLPMKGKVSSLNASVAGSIMLYEVLRQRVSAR
- the sigH gene encoding RNA polymerase sporulation sigma factor SigH, producing the protein MTLQAQPELPECEIIDVIVDEEVVELAKEGDAAALEFLINKYKNFVRAKARSYFLIGADREDIIQEGMIGLYKAIRDFRGDKLSSFRAFAELCITRQIITAIKTATRQKHIPLNSYVSLNKPIYDEDSDRTLLDVISGTRITDPEELIISREEFDDIEEKMGEILSSLEWKVLMSYLEGKSYQEIAVDLRRHVKSIDNALQRVKRKLERYLERRDG
- the rpmG gene encoding 50S ribosomal protein L33, which encodes MRVGIILACTECKHRNYATMKNKKNNPDRLEAQKFCKFCKSHTLHKETK
- the secE gene encoding preprotein translocase subunit SecE, with the translated sequence MGELKKPANTQRQKDKAMEYFRGVLSELKKVHWPSRRQLLSYTVVVFFAVAIVSILMWIVDSGLNAALTKLLP
- the nusG gene encoding transcription termination/antitermination protein NusG, which encodes MAKDWFVIHTYSGYENKVKMNLEKRVESMNMEEKIFRVLVPMEDEVEFKNGKQKITKRKVYPGYVLVEMEMTDDSWYVVRNTPGVTGFVGSGTKPIPLLESEVVTILQQMGMDEIQTRVDFEINQSVQVIAGPFKDFVGVVREILADKGKLRVEVSMFGRETPVELEFTQVQKLD
- the rplK gene encoding 50S ribosomal protein L11 yields the protein MAKKVIGLVKLAINAGKATPAPPVGPALGQHGVNIMGFCKEYNERTKDQAGLIIPVEITVYEDRSFTFITKTPPAAVLLKKAANINSGSSEPNRKKVASVPKSKIREIADTKMKDLNAASIEAAMRMIEGTARSMGIDVVEG
- the rplA gene encoding 50S ribosomal protein L1, with the protein product MAKVGKKYQEAVKSFDRAALHEPTEALSIVKANAKAKFDETVEVAFKLGIDTRHADQQIRGAVVLPNGTGKTRTVLVFARGEKAKEAELAGADFVGAEDMIAKIEQGWFGFEVVVATPDMMGMVGKLGRVLGPKGLMPNPKTGTVTLDVTRAIKEIKAGKIEYRADKAGIIHAPIGKASFSVEQLLENYRVLGEVLVKAKPAAAKGQYMRSVTVSSTMGPGVRINPVKAL